The proteins below come from a single Jaculus jaculus isolate mJacJac1 chromosome X, mJacJac1.mat.Y.cur, whole genome shotgun sequence genomic window:
- the Armcx2 gene encoding armadillo repeat-containing X-linked protein 2 — protein sequence MSRVRDAGCVAAGIVIGAGAWYCVYKYTRGRDQKKKRLVKPKNRAAAGTGARARAGIKAGFTIDLGPGFSPPNPVNAEAVNKTQDEALALDIAEAEAVVQAVSTVEVQNGTGSQAQEADGARVEPKSELVARTAAAPAVATLPTVAEVPLISEAPAMARPPKVVEAPKTTEISGLAAPPGPTAPPGPAVPPGLVSPPMTATPPRAAQSPGAAAPASAAVSPRTGVPPGAATSSRAPAPPRVVVPPGVPLFPQRVIAAEVIEVPGVAVPTEAAETPRMAETTLKAEAPLPVMASGAAEAPGTSGPPRTTAAAKKATPGAHTGAIPKAGPATGAVPKGGAKGGNRSRAGGKGKSKKSKVEVDELGLGFRPGDGAAAAAAACANGGQAFLAEVPDSEEGESGWTDTESDSDSEPEIQHRGRGKRPVHMQKRPFPYEIDEILGVRDLRKVLALLQKSDDPFIQQVALLTLSNNANYSCNQETIRKLGGLPIIANMINKTDPHIKEKALMAMNNLSENYENQGRLQVYMNKVMDDIMASNLNSAVQVVGLKFLTNMTITNDYQHLLVNSIANFFRLLSQGGGKIKVEILKILSNFAENPDMLKKLLGTQVPSSFSSLYNSYVESEILINALTLFEIIYDNLRAEVFNYREFNKGSLFYLCTTSGVCVKKIRALANHHDLLVKVKVIKLVNKF from the coding sequence ATGAGCCGCGTTCGGGATGCTGGCTGTGTAGCTGCTGGAATAGTGATCGGGGCTGGTGCCTGGTACTGTGTCTATAAATATACCAGGGGAAGAGACCAAAAGAAGAAGAGACTGGTTAAGCCCAAGAACCGGGCTGCAGCAGGGACTGGAGCTAGGGCTAGAGCTGGGATAAAGGCTGGATTCACAATTGACCTTGGGCCTGGATTCAGTCCCCCAAACCCAGTCAATGCTGAGGCAGTGAACAAGACTCAGGATGAAGCCTTGGCTCTTGACATAGCTGAAGCTGAGGCAGTGGTCCAAGCTGTATCCACTGTTGAGGTTCAGAATGGGACAGGAAGTCaggctcaggaggcagatgggGCTAGAGTTGAACCTAAATCTGAATTAGTAGCCAGGACTGCAGCTGCCCCTGCAGTGGCAACACTTCCCACAGTAGCAGAGGTTCCCTTGATTTCAGAGGCCCCAGCAATGGCAAGGCCTCCCAAAGTGGTGGAGGCTCCCAAAACAACTGAGATCTCTGGGCTGGCAGCACCTCCTGGACCAACAGCACCCCCAGGGCCAGCAGTACCTCCTGGGCTTGTATCACCTCCAATGACAGCAACACCTCCTAGGGCAGCCCAGTCCCCAGGGGCAGCAGCGCCTGCCAGTGCAGCAGTGTCTCCCAGGACAGGAGTACCTCCAGGGGCAGCAACATCTTCCAGGGCACCAGCACCTCCCAGAGTAGTAGTGCCTCCTGGAGTGCCATTATTTCCCCAGAGAGTAATAGCTGCAGAGGTGATAGAGGTTCCTGGGGTGGCAGTGCCTACTGAGGCTGCAGAGACTCCTAGAATGGCAGAAACTACACTGAAGGCTGAGGCTCCTCTGCCCGTAATGGCTTCTGGAGCTGCAGAGGCTCCTGGGACTTCAGGGCCCCCTAGAACAACAGCAGCTGCCAAGAAAGCAACCCCTGGGGCTCACACTGGAGCTATACCTAAGGCTGGGCCAGCCACTGGAGCTGTACCCAAAGGTGGGGCTAAGGGCGGAAACAGGTCCCGGGctggaggcaaaggcaagagcaAGAAAAGCAAAGTTGAAGTAGATGAACTGGGGCTGGGCTTCCGCCCTGGGGATGGAGCAGCAGCTGCTGCGGCAGCCTGTGCTAATGGGGGACAGGCTTTTCTAGCAGAGGTTCCTGACTCTGAGGAGGGGGAGTCTGGGTGGACTGATACAGAGTCAGATTCAGACTCTGAACCTGAGATCCAGCAcagggggagagggaaaagacCTGTGCACATGCAGAAGCGCCCCTTTCCTTATGAAATTGATGAGATTCTGGGTGTCAGAGATCTCAGGAAAGTCCTTGCCTTGCTTCAGAAATCAGATGATCCCTTTATCCAACAAGTAGCCTTGCTTACCCTGAGCAACAATGCCAATTATTCATGCAATCAAGAAACGATTCGCAAGTTGGGAGGCCTCCCAATTATTGCAAACATGATCAATAAAACTGATCCCCACATTAAAGAAAAAGCCTTAATGGCCATGAATAACTTGAGTGAGAATTATGAAAACCAGGGCCGACTTCAAGTGTACATGAATAAAGTGATGGATGATATCATGGCCTCTAACCTGAACTCAGCAGTACAGGTAGTTGGACTAAAATTCTTAACAAACATGACTATTACTAATGACTACCAGCATCTGCTTGTCAATTCCATTGCAAACTTTTTCCGTTTGTTATCTCAGGGAGGTGGAAAAATCAAGGTTGAGATTCTGAAAATACTTTCTAATTTTGCTGAAAATCCAGATATGCTAAAAAAGCTTCTCGGTACCCAAGTGCCATCATCATTCAGTTCCCTCTATAATTCTTATGTGGAATCAGAAATTCTTATTAATGCCCTTACTCTGTTTGAGATTATCTATGACAATCTCAGAGCAGAAGTGTTCaactacagagaattcaacaaaGGTTCCCTTTTTTACCTGTGTACTACATCTGGAGTGTGTGTGAAGAAAATTCGAGCCTTAGCAAATCACCATGATCTCTTGGTGAAAGTGAAAGTTATAAAACTAGTGAACAAATTCTGA